A window from Plasmodium gaboni strain SY75 chromosome 9, whole genome shotgun sequence encodes these proteins:
- a CDS encoding hypothetical protein (conserved Plasmodium protein, unknown function), with translation MNEKYLINNIVVKNYIIKRYNKCLYKKEEDKNNVIIFLYKYCKYYKEWSCYEGHKICSEKNQKRKKVSIEYTNDRKKKLKNIKNRMLKYMIIYNFPLLFYMFFVFIIIYFFLLILLFYNNKHYIQCTIAFDDCPLILHAHLNNFLKNTKINNISKENIYLFYKNMLLLLDKNEKQNENQNENQNENQNENQKKNNKQIKDTTNNKKNETKKDTNHKYYEYQNYYHYNNIKKDNIKDIYMLKKKKIYKILNTQKVTCTHCEIIFNIINDETIDDILNFYEVNKCIKQIDKTYCINIKDDTIYNKKIHIYKKYTGPIRQTNHFDILKKHKNILSRYSYHDAYMKEKVVIRNRIKYLYPFLQDYFLNLDYFKLYDNLQKKIEVNEESLRKFSFLYDKSLNLCRSSYKKKYRRSTFFWMCPNFYKEKKNLHEYKISKMIEEFLNFHSLGYAHKNKHMIEMSKSNPLRYTYKHFGYIKDMLKLPFRVDIYNRFKILENEFLVTEIIEQMYKAFFCDNQKKNKEHIKSNVKRNEYKKGQVNNNNNNNNNSNNNSKHSNNYSKDNFNLDNNNRNEYKDKEVLHREVSSEKLAFFPKEYTKKINLQVVLGNKYHAKNVDRNNRRNIIPHNKDNKKEQVINGNNGTQTHISNICKNIETDESEGEYDDYYDYDVNSDDVDGDDVDGDDVDGDDVDGGDVDGVEDKYYGEDREEISKVHKKYKSISEIKDVLIEEVPKTYEQNNPFNYKNSKYKFSKEIVIISSSIFFGHMKNMFNCIFYFVCLLLVIQIVLILLYIYIKTNDEVSIILKDKGHTEEISNYLKRLSKYMLNKRYVNTNMDHFKSGRHMSSVN, from the exons ATGAATGAAAAATATCTTATCAATAATATAGTAgtaaaaaattatataataaagagATATAACAAGTGTCtctataaaaaagaagaagataAGAATAATGtgattatatttttatataaatattgtaaatattataaagaatGGAGTTGTTATGAAGGACATAAAATATGTAGTGAGAAAAATcagaaaagaaaaaaggTTTCTATTGAATATACAAATGATAGAAAGAAGaaattaaagaatataaagaatagaatgttaaaatatatgattatatataattttcctttattattttatatgttttttgtatttattataatatatttttttcttcttatacttttattttataataataaacattATATACAATGCACAATAGCATTTGATGATTGCCCATTAATTTTACATGCTCATctaaataattttttaaaaaatacaaagattaataatatatctaaagaaaatatttatttattttataaaaacatgttattattattagacaaaaatgaaaagcaaaatgaaaatcaaaatgaaaatcaaaatgaaaatcaaaatgaaaatcaaaagaaaaacaacAAACAAATCAAGGATACAACtaataataagaagaatgaaacaaaaaaagatactaatcataaatattacgaatatcaaaattattatcattataataatataaaaaaggataatataaaagatatttatatgttaaaaaaaaaaaaaatttataaaattttaaatacaCAAAAAGTAACATGTACACATTGtgaaattatttttaatataataaatgacGAAACTAttgatgatatattaaatttttatgaagtcaataaatgtataaagCAAATAGATAAGACCTattgtattaatataaaggatgatactatatataataaaaaaattcatatttataaaaaatacacaGGACCAATTAGACAAACAAATCATTTTGACATACTAAAGAAGcacaaaaatatattaagCCGTTATTCTTATCATGATGCATACATGAAGGAGAAGGTTGTCATTCGta ACAGAATAAAATATCTCTATCCCTTTCTTCAagattattttttaaacttagattattttaaattatatgacAACCTCCAGAAGA AAATTGAGGTTAATGAAGAAAGCCTGAGGAAGTTCTCCTTCCTATACGATAAAAGCTTAAATCTCTGCCGTTCatcttataaaaaaaaatatag aagGAGCACCTTTTTTTGGATGTGCCCAAACttttataaagaaaaaaaaaatctacACGAATATAAAATATCCAAGATGATAGAGGAATTTTTAAACTTCCATAGTTTAGGATATGctcataaaaataaacatatgATAGAAATGTCTAAATCAAACCCTCTAagatatacatataaacattttggttatataaaagatatgCTGAAGCTTCCATTCCGTGTTGACATATATAACAGATTTAAAATCTTGGAAAATGAATTTCTCGTCACAGAAATAATTGAGCAAATGTATAAGGCTTTTTTCTGCGACAAccaaaagaaaaacaagGAACATATTAAGAGCAATGTAAAGAgaaatgaatataaaaaaggacaagtgaataataataataataataataataatagtaataataatagtaaacatagtaataattattctaaagataattttaatttagACAATAACAACAGGAACGAATACAAAGATAAGGAAGTTTTACACAGAGAAGTGAGCTCAGAAAAGCTAGCTTTTTTTCCTAAagaatatacaaaaaaaattaatcTACAAGTTGTATTAggaaataaatatcatGCAAAAAATGTTGATAGAAATAATAGACGAAATATTATTCCACACAATAAGGATAATAAGAAAGAACAAGTTATAAATGGAAATAATGGTACACAGACGCATATAAGtaatatttgtaaaaatattgaaacGGATGAAAGTGAAGGAGAATATGATGATTACTATGATTATGATGTAAACAGTGATGATGTAGACGGTGACGATGTAGATGGTGATGATGTAGATGGTGATGATGTAGATGGTGGTGATGTAGATGGTGTGGAGGATAAATATTATGGAGAAGATAGAGAAGAAATAAGTAAGgtacataaaaaatataaaagcATTTCAGAAATTAAAGATGTTTTAATAGAAGAGGTCCCGAAGACATATGAACAGAATAATCCTTTcaattataaaaattcgaaatataaatttagtaaagaaatagtaataatatctTCATCTATCTTTTTTGGACATATGAAAAACATGTTTAActgtattttttattttgtgtGTCTTCTTCTGGTTATACAAATAGTGTtaatacttttatatatatatatcaaaacGAACGATGAGGTTTCTATAATACTCAAGGATAAGGGACATACTGAGGAAATCTCTAACTATCTTAAGAGACtatcaaaatatatgttGAATAAAAGGTATGTTAATACGAACATGGATCATTTTAAAAGTGGCAGGCACATGAGTAGTGTTAATTAg
- a CDS encoding putative calcyclin binding protein → LIKEDKDESVDYFFKKIYNEGDDDTKRAMIKSFQTSGGKVLSTNWKDVKNKQYEQDI, encoded by the exons CTTATAAAGGAAGACAAAGACGAAAGTGTggattatttttttaaaaaaatttacaatGAAGGAGATGATGACACAAAGCGCGCCATGATTAAGTCTTTc CAAACATCAGGAGGTAAAGTTTTATCAACCAATTGGAAGGatgttaaaaataaacaatatgaacaa GATATATGA
- a CDS encoding hypothetical protein (conserved Plasmodium protein, unknown function), with protein MYDVICFICLYLWLLFIVIGNNIFLLCAGEILKKVECEGILIYDDIINISKKNKEEYLEGKKKKSRDIFPIPYFIIYKNVNKNVFSSNEHYNGLSVFMKHNINRREKIEEEKLNVLNNFLYKIYNTEKYGKEINKYIKNNIQNDINVYISFLKKNKKALFLKSSLLESLYKNCKSIHLKDNHYVINKNCLSHKYILFNWIDEDVFFNKWNDNMKRYDNSSSIYKCPILSFIHIAKIDLIKASFPYFLKYFFLDVLKKKNEKAYNLFLFFMNNKIIKHVVINMFVDKRMEKDKDKYKEKDKEKDKDKYKDKEKDKDKYKDKEKDKDKYKDKYKDKDKYKDKDKVKDEEHKTYNFKNHYYNKYIFNISFNIYIKNYKTLDMLSHFFNKFVCYHKKNNIFLMNNNSNSNIYIYLKNKNQIVYHKNHIYNYGIEKNLYFIPYIFLSLYEEEEEKKKPVNRFLFFNYRVENLLNMVEIFQIGMHGEKDYFLYKGDDKNMDVNINMMSFILTREEISPHENNEKKYKSDDNNNIEREDIYMFKNIKKIKETKESYKNNSLNKNIKSNIIIDRIDINMKKKDSSFLKCKMIIRDLYGNNIFIDREKKINNNIHCPFLNIENYKEDSSHFMTTYVHDIIFEDKNKINTTKGKNINTLYNNTIYNNNNIIKYLINNDKNNKIEDIKIYSYDYININYNTLLQNRYVVPCLKKKKKKNYNNVNIYKYNYYNNIYNKDMLCTEYDIYELSDGKIYLNCSEQNDKNKNKNIINNNNNNIWNNINDKDKEDIKIYADKKNVYIHKNYDNDMLSIYTYDFYLYLNEISFPSFFFQEQTQFHSEHICNETFLNIQENTYYHNSYNTIYDLKLVNNFIYIPNTNITEANNYIFNIYNVYNKNKILHNVLKVNYMEKINYPIYYDLYYNTTDFYVNTTYIYSIPRGTHNINYIFYITTSTIFILIFITFYIIYNF; from the coding sequence ATGTATGATGTGATTTGTTTTATTTGTTTGTATCTGTGGTTATTGTTTATAGTAATCGGAAATAATATCTTCTTATTATGTGCAGGagaaattttaaaaaaagtgGAATGTGAAGGTATTTTAATTTACGAcgatataataaatatatccaaaaaaaataaagagGAATATTTagaaggaaaaaaaaaaaaaagtagAGATATATTTCCTATAccatattttattatatacaaaaatgtgaataaaaatgtattttcTTCAAATGAACATTATAATGGTTTATCTGTTTTTATGAAgcataatataaatagaagagaaaaaattgaagaagaaaaactaaatgtattaaataattttttatataaaatatataatacagagaaatatggaaaagaaataaataaatatataaagaataatatacagaatgatattaatgtgtatatatcttttttaaaaaagaataagaaagcattatttttaaaatcGAGTTTGTTAGAAAGtctttataaaaattgtaaATCTATACATTTAAAAGACAACCattatgtaataaataaaaattgtttatctcataaatatattttgtttaattGGATAGATGAAGATGtttttttcaataaatggaatgataatatgaaaagaTATGATAATTCTTCTTCGATATATAAATGTCcaatattatcatttattcATATAGCTAAAATAGATTTGATAAAGGCTTcttttccatattttttaaaatacttttttcttgatgttttaaaaaaaaaaaatgaaaaggcatataatttattccttttttttatgaacaataaaattataaagCATGTAGTAATAAACATGTTTGTAGACAAAAGGATGGAAAAGgataaagataaatataaagaaaaagataaagaaaaagataaagataaatataaagataaagaaaaagataaagataaatataaagataaagaaaaagataaagataaatataaagataaatataaagataaagataaatataaagataaagaTAAAGTAAAAGATGAGGAAcataaaacatataattttaagaaccattattataataaatatatatttaatatatcttttaatatatatataaagaattaCAAAACTTTGGATATGTTATCTCATTTTTTCAATAAATTTGTTTGTTAccataaaaaaaataatatatttcttatgaataataatagtaatagtaatatatatatttatttaaaaaataaaaatcaaattgtttatcataaaaatcatatatataattatggtatagaaaaaaatttgtattttattccatatatttttttaagtttatatgaagaagaggaagaaaagaaaaaaccGGTGAATagatttttattttttaattacaGAGTAGAAAACTTATTAAATATGGTTGAGATATTTCAAATAGGGATGCATGGAGAAAAAGattactttttatataaggGTGATGATAAGAATATGgatgtaaatataaacatgATGAGTTTTATATTAACGAGAGAGGAAATATCACCTCATGAAAATaatgagaaaaaatataaaagtgatgacaataataatattgaaagggaagatatatatatgtttaaaaatataaagaaaattaaagaaacaaaagaatcatataaaaataatagtttaaataaaaatataaaaagtaatattataatagATAGAATAGACATtaatatgaagaaaaaggattcatcttttttaaaatgtaaAATGATTATTAGAGATTTATAtggtaataatatatttatagatagagagaaaaaaataaataataatatacattgtccttttttaaatatagaaaattataaagaaGATTCTTCTCACTTTATGACAACATATGTGCATGACATAATATTTGAAgacaaaaataaaataaatacaacTAAAGggaaaaatattaatactttatataataacactatatataataataataatattattaaatatcTTATCAATAATGATAAGAACAACAAAAtagaagatataaaaatttattcatatgattatatcaacataaattataatacatTATTACAAAATAGATATGTGGTTCcatgtttaaaaaaaaaaaaaaaaaaaaattataataatgttaatatatataaatataattattataataatatatataataaggATATGTTATGTACAgaatatgatatatatgaattgTCTGATGGgaaaatttatttaaattgtAGTGAGcaaaatgataaaaataaaaataaaaatataatcaataataataataataatatatggaataatataaatgataaggataaagaagatataaaaatatatgctgataaaaaaaatgtttatatacataaaaattatgataatgatatgttaagtatatatacatatgatttttatttatatctaaatgaaatatcttttccttcttttttttttcaagAACAAACACAATTTCATTCTGAACATATATGCAATGAAAcctttttaaatatacaagAAAATACTTACTATcataattcatataatacTATCTATGATCTTAAACTTGtcaataattttatttatatacccaatacaaatataacagaagcaaataattatatattcaatatatataatgtttataataaaaataaaatattacataatgttttaaaagttaattatatggaaaaaataaattatcctatttattatgatttatattataatacaacagatttttatgttaataccacttatatatattcaatacCACGAGGGActcataatataaattacaTCTTCTATATAACTACTTCTactatatttattttaatttttataactttttatatcatctataatttttaa
- a CDS encoding hypothetical protein (conserved Plasmodium protein, unknown function), with amino-acid sequence MIGNKITNTLFFSKKKCFYFIKCIKRRYKILFVNEKRNNNFLHMMKTSNTYNMSKKKIVLFNIDENNLNIRKRINKLLTSSIILSSISICLIEFNILSNVYGFIICFVLILYIIMNYTFYNSLILRAVLDYHNKTLLLYPFMLIKRKDVLKQIIISLHDIKKIKKINNYIKVYIKPKNIQEKQIKYWSFLNMLPYYFPRYTFSKNNIISKNKYEDILYPYDFNNLNIAVFDKKNTNPSNITPMNIQKNDQGFPLNVKEENKLLSLLKL; translated from the coding sequence atgattggaaataaaataacGAACACTCTGtttttttctaaaaaaaaatgtttttattttataaaatgtatcAAGAGACGTTATAAGatattatttgtaaatgaaaaacgaaataataattttttacatatgatgaaaacgtcgaatacatataatatgtcaaagaaaaaaattgttttatttaatatagatgagaataatttaaatatcagaaaaagaattaataaGTTACTTACAAGTAgtataatattatcttctatatctatatgtttaatagagtttaatatattatctaatGTATATGgttttataatatgttttgtattaatattatatattattatgaattatacgttttataattctttaatattaaGAGCTGTGTTAGATTATCATAACAAGactttattattatatccattcatgttaataaaaagaaaagatgttttaaaacaaattattatttcgCTTCatgatattaaaaaaattaaaaaaattaataattatataaaagtttatataaaaccaaaaaatatacaagAAAAGCAAATCAAATATTGGTCATTTCTAAATATGTTACCATATTATTTCCCTCGATATACTTTTTcaaagaataatataatatctaaaaataaatatgaagatatattatatccttatgattttaataatttaaatatagcagtgtttgataaaaaaaatacaaacCCTTCGAATATCACACCTATGAAcatacaaaaaaatgacCAAGGATTCCCTTTAAATGTTAAGGAGGAGAATAAGTTATTGTCacttttaaaattataa
- a CDS encoding putative gamma-tubulin complex component, translating into MNNINFSNTSNTNGHTYIYKENYGNNKIGINEESRNYSKDSDEIYNNNNNNNNIDEINKRKENIKYISEFAKYFFFIAKKIAALKDGRYNNLCDDEKNQKALVTHLIYKLNNILSSLLNFNVLEYNENEKNIKQEIEYLCLKNSSITLNKIRYMLKKLDNNNKKYKYVLYILLMLKEYDDKYPPRISEMPNKNTNNLNIHHNNNFVTSKNINDNNKQVHNIIYNDKTYANNLHTEENSSLNMTRNINEKNYAIKEHTTNMFHVPKNTHNNYNLNNHNINEDTNDFHKKDYGHYNNSVHNFNPINQNEYEENKKQCKLINKNDNNNNNINNNNNNKNNSIILHKNNLVNKSLFANIILNNKFHTLDVEENFLLRDLIYPLQGIDGEFIKYNKNEKIFCVPNRKVSLGMQHLIHNIGSVGMLFKKIKTFITYSNVNHRGKVSIYDDNDSFSSDADDYHYDYNQCDKNSHYGDLINDPNGHKNQYTNNTSNNLQQLKFKLHNENYIQHNTNHNKVEDKSFYDVHNGRNANDFYIKKKNNVDDMNTQGNVNDIHMNRQGNINDIHMNRQGNINDIHINTHDNVNEIHMNSHVKNGKLLNYENKKSKSSKHRISKYKKEVCMLSKKGSLVIDALYQVIREYINEYYKLLSYIESDINEHIHKNTVYIGIKKLYLLLQESYKILRVLVGVIDESLRNTGCTFLSYLYSKSQTYDYEEQKIYKKILQRCIKPINEILKHWIEYGELKDKYNETFIAANKIVNSEEIWLNKFYLNVNKIPLFLSFSIAKKILMTGKSVYLLNSIINKDMMNNYMNGKYIYNNNRNKYISSMSKIKSIMYNKKVLLSHEKEDEDENEEEEEEQKNDYIKKKANKQVDYFNDIKVKRGMDKNDEMNDYKNDDMYEDGQRGVKKKKMDRNNNNYNINYNINYNNNYNNNYNNNYYKNDSLYYSRHNNKNKYSEYNNGYIEDEDYDDDNMIDVFSINDINMYIENIDDYINKVSESKNKNLINVLLNNYNLYETFQAFRHFLLLVDGDLFETLFENMKNDLYMNAEELKRHYLNSKLDLCIKSSSLFTQDSNIINKLTLDKFNMKRGDTGWDVLVFDFLVEKPLDIIFTKKIKNIYKSINILLIKLKKIQCELSNMWYLFTHLFKIINIIYYNSLFNFCNTIRNEMFHFIQNILSYFYYDVIDTNWRAFQKKIFLCNNLDQLIKAHYNYITQIQYDLFLGNYHDLILSARRKHDRNNHNNYNNNYYVANTDEEEDNYLYNDYSSSYTNTQDNEYMDMEEYYMSNHNLNIYKNSKEQKHRIRRKHHHQDGNGGDDNGDDNKYEERGTNKYNKNNNEDYIIQPNIENESHKCLNKILDIITRFINITSSLVSLICENYNEIKKLIQERKDIDMEEITNEQNDENNINDDPYQNHDNYIDYINYYINYKIIGESTIKDIKMLLKYYRNYIYKFICLLLGENKFLYMYSKNTNRDKISSLRLLASRLDFNLYYVRLSKISDRKPHPTKLNISKRIKMMNI; encoded by the coding sequence atgaataatataaattttagCAATACGAGCAATACAAACGGGCATACTTATATTTACAAAGAGAATTATGGAAATAACAAAATTGGCATAAATGAAGAGTCAAGGAATTATTCAAAAGATTCTgatgaaatatataataataataataataataataatatagatgaaataaataagaggaaagaaaatattaaatatataagtgAATTTGccaaatattttttttttatagcAAAAAAAATTGCCGCTTTAAAAGATGGTCGctataataatttatgtGACGATGAAAAAAATCAGAAAGCCTTAGTTACgcatttaatatataaattaaataatatattatcttcacttttaaattttaatgttttagaatataatgaaaatgaaaaaaatataaaacaagAAATTGAATATCTATGTTTAAAGAATAGTAGTATaacattaaataaaatacgatacatgttaaaaaaactagacaacaataataaaaaatataaatatgttttatatatattattaatgttaaaagaatatgatgataaatACCCTCCTAGGATATCAGAAATGCctaataaaaatacaaataatttaaacattcatcataataataattttgtaacaagtaaaaatataaatgataataataaacaagttcataatattatttacaatGATAAGACATATGCAAATAATTTACACACTGAAGAAAATTCTTCTCTAAATATGACGAGAAAcataaatgaaaaaaattatgcGATAAAAGAACACACAACTAATATGTTTCATGTCCCAAAAAATACACATAacaattataatttaaataatcataatattaatgaagATACAAATGATTTTCATAAAAAGGATTATGgacattataataattcagTACATAATTTTAATCCAATTAATCAAAATGAATACGAAGAAAATAAGAAACAATGTAAATTAATcaataaaaatgataataataataataatataaataataataataataataaaaataatagtatcattcttcataaaaataatttagTAAATAAAAGCTTATTTgcaaatattattttaaataataaatttcATACTTTAGATGTCGAAGAAAATTTCCTTCTAAGAGATCTTATATATCCATTACAAGGCATAGACGGAGAATTCatcaaatataataaaaatgaaaaaatattttgtgTACCTAATAGAAAAGTTAGCTTAGGCATGCAACAtttaatacataatattgGTAGCGTAGGTATGctattcaaaaaaataaaaacttTTATAACATATTCAAATGTTAATCATAGAGGAAAAGTAAGCATTTACGACGACAATGATAGCTTCTCTAGCGATGCTGATGATTATcattatgattataatCAGTGTGATAAAAATTCTCACTATGGtgatttaataaatgatCCAAATGGTCATAAGAATCAATATACAAACAATACATCAAATAATCTTCAGCAACTCAAATTTAAATTACAcaatgaaaattatatccAACATAATACAAATCATAACAAAGTAGAAGACAAATCGTTTTATGATGTACACAACGGAAGAAATGCTAatgatttttatatcaagaagaaaaataatgtaGATGATATGAACACGCAAGGTAATGTAAATGATATTCACATGAACAGGCAAggtaatataaatgatattCACATGAACAGGCAAggtaatataaatgatattCACATTAACACACACGATAATGTAAATGAAATTCACATGAACAGTCATGTAAAAAATGGAAAGCtattaaattatgaaaataaaaaaagtaaaagTTCCAAACATCGAATAAGTAAATATAAGAAAGAAGTTTGTATGTTATCTAAAAAGGGAAGTTTAGTAATAGATGCATTATATCAGGTAATACgtgaatatataaatgagTATTACAAATTATTATCGTATATAGAGAGTGATATTAATGAGCATATACATAAAAACACGGTATATATAGgaataaagaaattatatttattgttaCAAGAATCTTATAAGATATTAAGAGTGTTGGTAGGTGTGATAGATGAGTCCTTGCGAAATACTGGTTGTACctttttatcatatttatattcgAAATCACAAACATATGATTATGAGGAgcaaaaaatatataaaaagattTTACAAAGGTGTATAAAGCcaataaatgaaatattaaagCATTGGATAGAATATGGAgaattaaaagataaatataatgagACATTTATAGCAGCTAATAAGATTGTGAATTCAGAAGAAATATGGTtgaataaattttatttgaatGTGAATAAAATACCTTTATTTCTTAGTTTTAGTATagcaaaaaaaattttgatgACAGGGAAAAGTGTGTATTTGCTTAATagtattataaataaagatatgatgaataattatatgaatggtaaatatatatataataataatagaaataaatatatatcttctatgtcaaaaataaaatcaaTAATGTATAACAAAAAGGTTTTATTAAGTCATGAAAAAGAAGATGAAGATGAAAATGAAGAGGAAGAGgaagaacaaaaaaatgattatattaaaaagaaagCTAATAAACAGGTTGATTattttaatgatataaaagTGAAAAGGGGTATGGATAAAAATGACGAAATGaatgattataaaaatgatgacATGTATGAAGATGGTCAAAGAGgggtaaaaaaaaaaaaaatggataggaataataataattataatattaattataatattaattataataataattataataataattataataataattattataagaaCGATTCGTTATATTATTCACGccataataataaaaataaatattcagAATATAACAATGGATATATAGAAGATGAAgattatgatgatgataatatgaTCGATGTATTTTCtattaatgatattaatatgtatatagaaaatatagatgattatattaataaagtATCTGAGagtaaaaataagaatttgataaatgtattattaaataattataatttatatgaaacATTCCAAGCATTTCGTCATTTCCTTTTATTAGTTGATGGTGATTTATTTGAAACATTATTTGagaatatgaaaaatgatttatatatgaatgcagaagaattaaaaagaCATTATCTTAATAGTAAATTAGatttatgtataaaatcttcttcattatttacTCAGGattcaaatataataaataaattgaCACTTgataaatttaatatgaAAAGAGGAGATACTGGTTGGGATGTCTTAGTTTTTGATTTTTTAGTAGAGAAACCATtagatataatatttactaagaaaataaaaaatatatataaaagtataaatattttattaataaaattaaaaaaaatacaatgTGAATTATCTAATATGTGGTATTTATTTACACActtatttaaaataataaatatcatttattataattctctatttaatttttgtaaTACTATAAGAAATGAAATGTTTCAttttattcaaaatatattatcttatttttattatgatgtTATAGATACTAATTGGCGTGcatttcaaaaaaaaattttcttatgtaataatttagatcaattaataaaagcacattataattatattacaCAAATACAATATGATTTATTCTTAGGAAATTATCATGACCTTATATTATCAGCAAGAAGGAAACACGATCGTAAcaatcataataattataataataattattatgttgCAAATACagatgaagaagaagataattatttatataatgattatTCTTCTTCTTATACAAATACACAAGATAATGAATACATGGATATGgaagaatattatatgagtaatcataatttaaatatatataaaaattcaaaGGAGCAAAAACACAGGATAAGAAGAAAACACCACCATCAAGATGGTAATGGTGGTGATGATAATGGTGATGACaataaatatgaagaaagaggaacaaataaatataataaaaataataatgaagattatattatacaaccaaatatagaaaatgaATCACATAAGtgtttaaataaaatattagatattataacaagattcataaatattacaaGTTCATTAGTTTCTTTAATATGTGAgaattataatgaaattaaaaaacTTATACAAGAAAGAAAAGATATAGATATGGAAGAGATAACAAATGAACAAAAcgatgaaaataatatcaatGATGATCCATATCAAAATcatgataattatattgattatattaattattatattaattataaaattatagGAGAAAGTACAATTAAAGatattaaaatgttattgaaatattatagaaattatatttataaatttatttgtttattattaggtgaaaataaattcttATATATGTATTCTAAAAATACAAACAGAGATAAAATATCCTCTCTAAGATTATTAGCATCAAGATTAGATTTTAATCTGTACTATGTAAGATTATCTAAAATATCAGACAGAAAACCACATCCTACAAAGCTTAATATATCTAAACGTATTAAAATGATGAACATATga